One genomic region from Metallosphaera tengchongensis encodes:
- a CDS encoding DNA/RNA helicase domain-containing protein, with translation MSITQLPLVLNTPREIDVQTHLNYLKEGYVNTLSEQPKPELVITWRDTLKLLKQLDVDMPAVLEYPLIGGDRADLIFVADNRGIVVELKDWKGDLKVIDDLFVQVGNELRINPCYQVRNYVNKLNYFHSSGLQFDGYVMFYNGKEQVEGLDQCKVIQSHDELREIVRGLGDSNPSSLEKLLRGKFYVSETLVRLIERKEKDLIQNATNVLLASGFGLTESQLLLVREIKEVLDELKRGKDVDKTYLIRGSSGSGKTLVALVLLMEGLKRQVRTVLGYKNNRLLNTLRIALDEVGGAIQFYSTGYGKGVAEEKYDQDVDFLIFDEAQRMRLDNIRIAMQRGKVRVFFYDDNQMLLNLEEGTRENFLKVGKGVEERELTSVFREDESYVEWVKNLLGGNQVRFPAHTKVKFQVVEDITTMLRELKMRKEEGSKIALVCAFTESPGDEENPESCCNVRIGYPICKSCDKKVEVSDLDIYKGVDLKSVVGKDKIYWLMNAKTEYPHYWRTGGGIDRCASVYGVQGFEAEYVGVVWGRDLVWRGGQWVVNPDPITDYVGGNKSLEKTARRDKGRALQLLRNRYYVMLTRGIKGVYVFAEDEETGKLLQGLV, from the coding sequence ATGAGTATTACTCAACTGCCGCTGGTCTTAAACACACCACGAGAGATTGATGTTCAAACCCACTTGAATTACCTAAAAGAGGGCTACGTCAATACCTTGAGTGAGCAGCCAAAACCAGAACTAGTGATCACATGGAGAGACACCCTCAAACTATTAAAACAGCTTGACGTTGACATGCCCGCAGTACTGGAGTATCCACTAATTGGAGGGGACAGGGCGGATCTTATCTTCGTTGCCGACAACAGAGGAATAGTCGTAGAGCTCAAGGACTGGAAAGGTGATCTAAAAGTTATAGATGACCTATTTGTCCAGGTGGGAAACGAACTCCGGATCAACCCCTGCTACCAAGTGAGGAACTACGTCAACAAACTAAACTACTTCCACTCCTCTGGATTGCAGTTTGATGGGTACGTAATGTTCTATAACGGTAAGGAACAGGTTGAAGGGCTCGACCAGTGCAAGGTTATCCAATCACACGATGAACTGAGGGAGATAGTCAGGGGCTTGGGCGACTCTAACCCAAGCTCGTTAGAGAAGTTATTAAGGGGGAAGTTCTACGTGAGCGAGACGCTCGTTAGGTTAATAGAGCGGAAAGAGAAGGATCTCATTCAAAACGCTACAAACGTACTCTTAGCCAGTGGGTTCGGTCTCACAGAGAGCCAATTACTGCTTGTGAGGGAGATCAAGGAGGTCCTTGATGAGCTGAAGAGAGGAAAAGATGTGGACAAGACATACCTTATCAGGGGGAGCAGCGGTTCAGGCAAGACATTAGTGGCCCTAGTGCTCCTAATGGAGGGGTTAAAGAGGCAGGTGAGAACAGTGCTAGGGTACAAGAACAACAGGCTGTTAAACACCCTAAGGATTGCGCTAGATGAAGTAGGAGGGGCCATACAGTTCTACTCTACGGGCTACGGAAAAGGTGTTGCTGAAGAGAAGTACGACCAGGACGTGGACTTCCTGATTTTCGATGAGGCACAGAGGATGAGGCTCGACAACATTAGGATAGCGATGCAAAGAGGAAAAGTGAGGGTGTTCTTCTACGACGATAACCAGATGTTGCTAAACTTGGAGGAGGGGACGAGGGAGAACTTCCTCAAAGTTGGCAAGGGGGTGGAGGAGAGAGAGTTAACTTCAGTCTTCAGGGAGGACGAAAGCTATGTTGAATGGGTTAAGAATCTCCTAGGGGGGAACCAGGTTAGATTCCCTGCCCATACCAAGGTTAAGTTTCAGGTAGTCGAAGACATAACCACAATGCTCCGGGAGCTGAAGATGAGGAAGGAAGAGGGGTCTAAGATAGCGTTAGTCTGCGCGTTCACTGAGTCCCCAGGGGATGAGGAGAACCCGGAGAGCTGTTGTAACGTAAGGATAGGGTATCCCATCTGCAAGAGTTGTGATAAAAAGGTTGAGGTCTCAGACCTCGACATATACAAGGGTGTAGACCTAAAGAGCGTTGTTGGTAAGGACAAGATATACTGGTTAATGAACGCTAAGACCGAATATCCTCACTACTGGAGGACTGGAGGGGGGATAGATAGGTGTGCCTCTGTGTACGGGGTCCAAGGCTTTGAAGCTGAATACGTTGGTGTAGTCTGGGGTAGGGACCTAGTGTGGAGAGGGGGACAATGGGTTGTAAACCCAGACCCGATAACTGACTACGTCGGTGGAAATAAGTCGTTAGAAAAGACCGCTAGAAGGGACAAAGGGAGGGCACTCCAGTTGTTAAGGAATAGGTATTACGTAATGCTGACAAGGGGTATTAAGGGAGTCTACGTCTTTGCAGAAGATGAAGAAACGGGGAAGCTCTTGCAGGGTCTTGTCTAG
- a CDS encoding glycosyltransferase family A protein, with protein sequence MSELDVQVAIPTHKNDGRTIRFTIEGLTKQTYKDFNVLIVYKPSEGDRTLDVVEWFSKSLDIKVIYQKEGYIEEAMNLIYSNANADLLLTIDDDNIPDSNWVLDHKNFHERYEDLGVARGKVVWKTGSSKFKLSLRELAKKVIYRQYSSAFDGYGGYLTIYGIPTDRRPKFTNDYMKTITIAAENMSVKREVYKGFVLPGYTLRGFHNEEILTLHAIKKDYFTAEIIGGLNKEIERMDFGVKKDSLSTPTTLKGRLNLIAEHYLFPYAANLVGFPPKYLRFVQTLLTISRTGLEREATKLGLSLAIQGIEHRLEPAKVREMLKKGLDELIAGQNNI encoded by the coding sequence GTGAGTGAACTGGACGTACAAGTGGCGATTCCAACTCACAAGAACGATGGGAGGACTATCCGCTTTACCATTGAGGGGCTAACTAAGCAGACGTACAAGGACTTCAACGTACTGATAGTTTACAAGCCTAGCGAGGGGGACAGGACGCTTGACGTAGTTGAGTGGTTCTCGAAGTCCCTCGACATCAAGGTAATTTATCAGAAAGAGGGGTACATTGAGGAGGCTATGAACTTGATCTACTCAAACGCCAACGCTGACCTCTTGCTAACTATCGACGATGATAACATTCCCGACTCTAACTGGGTTTTAGACCACAAGAACTTCCACGAACGCTATGAGGACCTTGGAGTGGCCAGGGGTAAAGTTGTCTGGAAGACTGGATCGTCAAAATTCAAGCTGAGCTTGAGGGAGTTGGCTAAGAAGGTAATCTACAGACAGTATTCCTCAGCTTTCGACGGGTACGGAGGCTACTTGACAATTTACGGTATCCCCACGGATAGGAGACCAAAGTTCACCAACGATTACATGAAGACTATCACAATTGCGGCTGAGAACATGAGCGTTAAGAGAGAGGTGTACAAGGGCTTCGTGTTACCAGGGTATACCCTAAGGGGGTTCCATAACGAGGAGATCTTAACACTACACGCGATTAAGAAGGATTACTTTACAGCGGAGATTATAGGTGGCTTAAATAAGGAGATTGAGAGGATGGACTTTGGGGTGAAGAAAGACAGCCTTTCCACGCCTACCACTTTGAAAGGCAGGCTTAACCTAATAGCTGAACACTACCTTTTCCCCTATGCCGCCAACTTGGTGGGCTTCCCGCCCAAGTACTTGAGGTTCGTACAAACTTTATTGACTATTTCTAGGACAGGATTGGAGAGGGAGGCAACGAAATTGGGCCTTAGCCTTGCTATCCAAGGCATTGAGCATAGACTTGAGCCAGCAAAGGTGAGGGAGATGCTGAAAAAAGGGTTAGACGAACTGATAGCGGGGCAGAACAACATCTAA
- a CDS encoding MFS transporter, producing the protein MEPGRSPFKNLDDLKLTFNHIKIWYTAGMGFFTDAYDLLIISAILDVFSANKLPGFELNAFTTGLLASSALITAILGQLIFGVLADVLGRKAIYGVEATILSLGALLSAFSPNILWLIVFRSIMGLGIGGDYPISATIMSEYANVKDRGKLIALVFANQGIGSLAAVAVGAISAFTLPPDLAWRVMAGVGAIPAATVIYLRRKVPETPRHAALVKGNVMEAKKAASFMGTDLDVQKVSPRPMSLGEFFSKYGLLLVGTAVPWFILDIAFYGTGVYSGPIVTSILGKPSSVGFEIVEQGVPFMVGFFGYFTAVALMDRLGRKPIQVLGFLMMSVIYFVVSSVLIATGTKVSGFLIPATAAFAIYAFSYFFIDFGPNTTTFVLPAEVYPTRFRTTGHGISAASGKLGAAITTYLFPSLLASIGIKGILEMLAAVSVVGAVITLLTVKEPKLKSLEEASGEEVLSGPTTRS; encoded by the coding sequence ATGGAACCAGGAAGATCTCCTTTCAAAAATTTAGATGATTTAAAGCTAACCTTTAACCACATAAAGATCTGGTACACGGCGGGGATGGGCTTCTTCACGGACGCCTATGACCTGCTCATAATATCTGCCATACTAGACGTTTTTTCAGCCAACAAGTTGCCCGGGTTTGAGCTTAACGCCTTCACCACTGGGCTCTTGGCGTCTTCAGCCCTGATCACCGCAATCTTGGGCCAGCTTATCTTCGGAGTCCTGGCAGACGTCCTTGGGAGGAAGGCAATCTACGGGGTTGAAGCTACGATCCTGAGCCTTGGTGCCCTACTGTCGGCTTTTTCCCCAAACATCCTGTGGTTAATAGTGTTCAGGTCAATAATGGGGTTAGGAATAGGCGGTGACTACCCCATATCAGCCACGATAATGAGCGAGTACGCCAACGTTAAGGACAGGGGTAAGCTCATAGCCCTAGTGTTCGCAAACCAGGGTATAGGGAGCCTGGCAGCAGTCGCTGTTGGGGCTATATCAGCGTTTACCCTACCACCCGATCTGGCGTGGAGGGTTATGGCTGGGGTAGGTGCAATACCTGCAGCTACCGTGATCTACCTAAGGAGAAAGGTACCTGAGACCCCCAGGCATGCTGCCCTAGTCAAGGGCAATGTAATGGAAGCCAAGAAGGCTGCCTCCTTCATGGGCACAGACCTAGATGTTCAGAAGGTCTCTCCTAGACCCATGTCCTTGGGAGAGTTCTTCTCCAAGTATGGCCTCCTCCTTGTGGGGACAGCAGTTCCATGGTTCATATTGGACATAGCCTTCTATGGTACTGGGGTCTATTCGGGCCCCATAGTGACATCTATCCTCGGTAAGCCATCTTCCGTAGGTTTCGAGATTGTGGAGCAGGGGGTCCCATTCATGGTAGGTTTCTTCGGTTACTTCACCGCAGTGGCGCTCATGGACAGGCTAGGCAGGAAACCCATTCAGGTCCTTGGGTTCCTAATGATGTCCGTAATCTACTTTGTGGTATCCTCGGTTCTAATAGCGACCGGTACTAAGGTATCAGGTTTCCTAATCCCAGCTACAGCAGCTTTCGCCATTTACGCCTTCTCATACTTCTTCATTGACTTTGGTCCAAACACAACGACCTTCGTATTGCCGGCTGAAGTTTACCCCACTAGGTTTAGGACTACGGGTCACGGGATCTCTGCTGCGTCAGGAAAGCTAGGGGCAGCCATAACAACCTACCTCTTCCCTTCACTCCTGGCTAGCATAGGGATAAAGGGGATCTTAGAGATGCTCGCTGCTGTTAGCGTGGTGGGGGCCGTTATAACTCTGCTCACAGTCAAGGAACCAAAGCTAAAGAGCCTTGAGGAGGCGTCAGGAGAGGAAGTGCTGAGCGGTCCCACGACTCGATCATAG
- a CDS encoding STK_08120 family protein, producing MKIHRSFQTSHDCEAVLTLSKDPNFLLRKLFPPVSSIEKRGNKFKAEGSYMHLSMTAEGVVLVSSNAVTYMLKTGDSVGKIELECSDRKIELDFEYEGCDGFLAKRILSNWFDRFVEDFEENVRLMRIERRV from the coding sequence ATGAAGATTCACAGATCCTTCCAAACTTCACATGACTGCGAAGCTGTGCTAACCTTATCCAAAGACCCAAACTTTTTACTGAGGAAGCTTTTTCCCCCGGTCAGCTCCATAGAAAAGAGGGGAAACAAGTTCAAGGCCGAGGGAAGTTACATGCACTTGAGTATGACCGCGGAAGGTGTCGTACTAGTTTCAAGTAATGCAGTCACCTATATGTTGAAGACTGGGGACAGCGTGGGGAAGATAGAACTAGAGTGTTCCGATAGGAAGATTGAGCTGGACTTTGAGTACGAGGGTTGTGATGGGTTCTTGGCAAAGAGGATTTTATCGAACTGGTTCGATAGGTTTGTCGAGGACTTTGAGGAGAACGTAAGACTAATGAGGATAGAGAGGAGGGTTTAA
- a CDS encoding ankyrin repeat domain-containing protein, with the protein MVSSLCERLKKAVILGKVEVLKAQDKENLIRCEAMENLLSLACFVGEKEIVSYLLDVGVDPNRPDATGYYPIHRSFCADRFEILKLLVERGANPNVKDPQGFTVLHLASYRGLTEIVDFLISMGAVELKDSFGLRPSDYIKRGRGGGKCDR; encoded by the coding sequence GCTCAAAAAAGCTGTAATTTTGGGAAAGGTTGAAGTTCTGAAGGCTCAGGACAAGGAAAACCTGATAAGGTGCGAAGCCATGGAAAACCTCTTGAGCTTAGCGTGCTTCGTTGGGGAAAAAGAGATAGTTTCTTACCTTTTGGATGTGGGTGTGGACCCAAACAGACCGGACGCAACTGGGTATTACCCTATTCATAGGTCGTTCTGCGCTGATCGCTTTGAGATTCTGAAGCTCCTTGTAGAAAGGGGTGCAAACCCAAACGTAAAGGATCCGCAAGGCTTCACAGTCCTCCATTTGGCTAGCTATAGAGGGTTGACGGAAATTGTGGATTTCCTGATCTCTATGGGGGCCGTTGAATTGAAAGACTCTTTCGGTCTCCGTCCCTCTGATTACATTAAGAGAGGGAGGGGAGGAGGTAAATGTGATAGGTAA